Sequence from the Argentina anserina chromosome 7, drPotAnse1.1, whole genome shotgun sequence genome:
ACAGTATAATTAAGTATATTAGggttttctatgatttttttttcatttggctaaaacaaataagagtTTAGGCAGAGCCCTTCCCCTTTAATTTACTAAAACGTGAAACCATCGACGTCTTTGTAATGGCTGGTGGCATGAATAAATGTCTCAAGTTTTTAATATCTCTGGTGTACAGATTATTGTTTGCACTTAGATGCCAATAGTTTAAAATCCCGGAAAATGGTCATAAGAAAAAGGATCCAGGAAATAGCTGCAGATTATGTGAGCTCGATCGATCTATAGATTGAACTCGGTTTAGAACAGAAATAGCTAGCTACTTCATCTTGGTTTTTGTAAATCCTTTCATCAACTCAAAGCTTCTCATTTTACGCAGGATTAGTATAAATAGCATATGTATTGTCAGAAAATTAGAAGTTGCGACTTTAACAACAAAAGAATAAATGGTGTGCTATAACCCGCAGTTTTAATCAAACGTAGGCATTGGAAACATTCaggaaaaaaaagtaattaacAACAGCAAAGTTCCGGAACTTTTAATAGGATTACAACATCTTTTCGAGTTAACTTTCACTCCGGCAAAATAAAAATGGGCGACAAACACAGTCGATCTGCTATTAGCTACGTGCTCTAATATAGTGATATATGCTTTGTCCTTCGGTAATTAATAATGTTTGGCTCTATGCAATCGACGACCCTTGGCTTGATATTCCCTCCCTAGATAAATTAACAGTCATATATCACTGTAGACTGTAGGTATGGAGCAAATTGTATTTGTTGACATGTAGAACTTTGGGAGTTgagttgagacttgagagacAGGAGGAGAGGATTAGTCACGGGTACTCAAGAAACAGGTCAGAACCCGTGAAGAATGGTGCTGAATCAGATTCAAGTGGAATCTGCAACAAAACAAACTCTTGCTGTGTCCTGCATTTTAACTTGTTCTAACTTCAATCACCACTCGACAACCCTTTAGAACAGTTCGTGAATACTTACAATAATATAGTATAAAGGCTCCATCATGCATCATATATCACTACGAACATAGCTTGGAGttttctctatctctctctctcgcatCATTTTTCTATAGCGACCCGTGACAGAAACAAAGAAGTCGGGGCCATAAGCTTTCTGGAGTAGTTCTATCCACACCTCTATGGTTATGTATATATCGCACTCAATGATCGAGTACGGCAGTGCATGCTCCCTTGATCGATCAGATGAGCTTTTTGCATGTGATGTGATGAATTTAGGCCTCAAGTATATCACATTGTGCTGTCGACATTGATAGGTTCAATTCTGTATATGCAAACTTTATCTAAGTTATGGTTAGAAGATCAATTTCTGGCTTTGAAAGAAGACATGCGTAATGAACGTAATCATTCTAATTTGGGAAACAAAATTAAAGAGATGAATTCCATCTTTTGAGTAGATAAAGAGTGGACGTATCGGACGTATAATATTTCCCATATAATATCTAGTCGTATTCCAAGAgccatatatgatatatgtgtgttctaacaaaactcaaacttTTCGGATGCAACATCTGTGTTTCATGTAGTACTTCTTAACATCAAAGAAACATTAAGCCAAGGAGAGCTAGCTGCAAGACCTATTTTGGCCATATACAGTTCCATAAgaaagaattgaaatcaagtttataaaagaaaataaaaatattgcaTATGCAAAACTTACTAGATATAACTTATTACAATTCAGCGCTACTTCTTTGATCTTGAAACCCTTCTGATCAAAACCATCAAACACAGCACACGGTAGGCAACGAAGAATCCAATCAAGATATAAATGTTGGTCCACCTTTGCCCTTCATGGAGCCCTCTCTTCTGCAGCACATCACCTCCAGTCACCATGCATGTACCACTCCCTGTACTATTCTTACTCCGATCATCGGAGTACCATATCATACACGTCGACACAAGGCAACCATACTCATTGATCAAAAGGGCGTCAAGAGCATACTTGTACATAGAAAAGAAGTGCATGAACAACCAATACTTGGGCATGTTATCCTTGGAAATAAAGTAGCCAGAAAATAGAAAGAAACCGCCGAGACTAATTGTCACAAGCGAAGTCCCGGCGATGTAGTTTGGGGCAAGTGAACTCAAGAAGAGGACGAAAGAGTTGGCCATTAACACAATGATCCATATCACTAAGACGAAGTAAGCAAAAGCTTGCCAACTAGCACAAAGACCTACCAAGAAGTAGACACAGACCGAGTATATGACCGCAATCGCAAGCAAGTAGGGTAAGAAAACTAGGGTATTGGCGATCAGATACGACGAGAGCCTGTAAATACCACCAGAAGTTTCTCTAAGAAGAATAGGTCTTTCGTTGATGAAGATCGGAAGTGTTTCAGTTGTGGAGGACAGAAGGAAAGTGAGAGTGAAAGCAAAAAGACCAAACCTCTTCTCGATTCCTTGCTTGTCCAACCCGATGTTTATGTAAATGGTGCCCAAAACCAAACCCACTAGTAAAGCCTCCAGGGTGTTCGTTAAGAGTAGCTGCCTGGTTCTGTATATGATTTTCCAAAAGCGATTGTAAAGAGTCAAAATCTCGTGGATTCTAGAGCTTTTGTAACGGACAACATGTCTAGctccatcaccatcatcagAATTTGGAGAAGAGATTAATGGAGGTGAATTGGTGGACAGGATAGGTTTAGGGACTGCGAGGCGGTTTAGTATTTCCATGGTGTATTCCAAGGCGTTGAGCTGTGGAGGGACAGTGAAGCCATTTGACAGGAGAAACTCTTCCAGAGAAGAAAGCGTTCCGTGGTGGACAACTTCACCTTTTGAAAGCAGGAGGATTCTATCAATGTTGGAGAGTATTTTGAAGCTGGGTTGGTGGATTGATAGAACCACCGTGCGCTGACGGGTGGTGCAGATGGACTTGAGGGTCTGCATTACGTTGAAAGCAGAGGTACTGTCGAGGCCGGAGGTGGGTTCATCGAGAATTAATACCGCCGGGTCATGTAGAAGGCTCAGACCAATGGAGACGCGGCGACGTTCACCACCGGATAGGCCGTGGCCGAGGCGCGTGTTGGTCAAGTGCGTGAGCCGGAGCTCAGAGAGAACTGAGGAGACGATGGTGTCAATGTTGGACTTGTTAGGGTTGGGGATAAGGAGGCAGGCGGCAAAGGCGAAGGTCTCGTAAACTGTGAGAAGGGGAAGGCATGCATCATGTTGAGGGACGTAGGCGGAGAGTTTTCGAAAAGATGAAGGATTGACCGGGGAGGAGTTGAGGAGGAGGGCACCGCTTGTGGGGGAGGTTCGGGCAGCTAGAATATCGAGGAGGGTGGACTTTCCGGCGCCGCTAGGGCCAACAACGGCGAGGATTTGGGAAGGGTAGGCAGTGAGGGTGATGTCGCGGAGGATGTAAGTGGGGGAAGAAGAGAAGGTGCATGGCTTGAAGAGGAAGTTAAGTGGAGCAAAGGTGGTAGTTGCGGTGGTGGATTTGGTGTAAGAGATTGAAGATGCTGTTAGTTCATGGGTTTTGGATGCAGGTAGGGCTGGTGTGTCTTCCATGGATGAGTTGAGGCTGTTTAGGAGGTGGGGTTGGATGAAGGGTGGAGCTTTGGACTTGAAGGAGTGAAAAGAGCTGAGAGATATGCATGTAGTAGTAGTTGAAGTGTTGGAACGGACATGTGGTGATGATTGTGGTTTCTCCATTAGTACTGCACAAGTACttggaatttgagaatgtGAGAATAATGTTTTTTTCTTGGAATATTGATGCATAAAATCAGTGCTAATGAACGGTGCACAACAAGGTGATTAGCTTTATGCAAGAAGAATCAGCTCATTTAAAGGATTGtgaacaaaattaaaaaatggcCT
This genomic interval carries:
- the LOC126802433 gene encoding ABC transporter G family member 4, producing MEKPQSSPHVRSNTSTTTTCISLSSFHSFKSKAPPFIQPHLLNSLNSSMEDTPALPASKTHELTASSISYTKSTTATTTFAPLNFLFKPCTFSSSPTYILRDITLTAYPSQILAVVGPSGAGKSTLLDILAARTSPTSGALLLNSSPVNPSSFRKLSAYVPQHDACLPLLTVYETFAFAACLLIPNPNKSNIDTIVSSVLSELRLTHLTNTRLGHGLSGGERRRVSIGLSLLHDPAVLILDEPTSGLDSTSAFNVMQTLKSICTTRQRTVVLSIHQPSFKILSNIDRILLLSKGEVVHHGTLSSLEEFLLSNGFTVPPQLNALEYTMEILNRLAVPKPILSTNSPPLISSPNSDDGDGARHVVRYKSSRIHEILTLYNRFWKIIYRTRQLLLTNTLEALLVGLVLGTIYINIGLDKQGIEKRFGLFAFTLTFLLSSTTETLPIFINERPILLRETSGGIYRLSSYLIANTLVFLPYLLAIAVIYSVCVYFLVGLCASWQAFAYFVLVIWIIVLMANSFVLFLSSLAPNYIAGTSLVTISLGGFFLFSGYFISKDNMPKYWLFMHFFSMYKYALDALLINEYGCLVSTCMIWYSDDRSKNSTGSGTCMVTGGDVLQKRGLHEGQRWTNIYILIGFFVAYRVLCLMVLIRRVSRSKK